One genomic region from Colletotrichum lupini chromosome 7, complete sequence encodes:
- a CDS encoding serine/threonine protein kinase, producing MAAPAFNEQGPAIHIAARGCDDQLRDMIQTTHQGKTALKELQQRFQAWANNSGVFAEQQICLDARLSDHKPPRLIILEMIKLIQRNLETAHFDTARSNTITVQESRLETKLGDRFPGTTVQLSDTEEPGLDLDMRYLNVAFKGVLGALERLNRIAALISKSSKLSRPARLEEFIRRNPQDSETEIVIKGMVSGKFPDIPGLLKTQLIRSMIYRRKRLEYECGRRERLYNTRAEEENASAWHDDGKASTYHQSAFNEGYDAIQLERTTSVSTTTAIGTEIQYPRQPKAEASEDITRKCQFCRKQFPTEQVTRTRWWRHLQSLCYQSISIGVDDENTEDGDIEDEGTEDEGTEDEGSKDEGTKVSDNTEGGVAEGENERSSSDGIDRSSGQGQRNEFRATDVIFHRYGNVRVLQKILLAFGIPKTDINIRATMEMGFELQLPRRLTLVRQAFYSPQTA from the exons ATGGCCGCACCTGCCTTCAATGAGCAAGGTCCTGCGATACATATCGCGGCCCGGGGCTGCGACGATCAGCTCCGCGATATGATACAAACCACCCACCAAGGTAAAACCGCTTTGAAAGAGCTTCAACAAAGGTTTCAGGCCTGGGCAAACAATTCGGGGGTCTTCGCAGAGCAACAAATCTGCCTCGACGCTCGATTGAGCGACCACAAGCCGCCGCGATTGATCATTTTGGAGATGATCAAGCTCATACAGCGCAATCTCGAAACTG CTCACTTTGACACAGCGCGGAGCAACACTATCACTGTGCAAGAGAGCAGACTCGAGACAAAGTTGGGGGACAGGTTTCCAGGAACCACTGTCCAATTGAGTGATACCGAGGAACCTGGCCTTGATTTAGATATGAGGTACCTGAACGTCGCCTTCAAGGGGGTATTAGGCGCTCTTGAAAGGCTCAATCGCATAGCCGCGTTGATCTCAAAATCTTCCAAATTAAGTCGGCCAGCTAGATTGGAAGAATTCATCCGAAGAAATCCACAAGACTCAGAAACTGAGATAGTCATCAAAGGCATGGTCTCCGGCAAGTTCCCGGACATTCCTGGCTTGCTGAAGACACAACTTATAAGATCCATGATCTATCGAAGAAAACGACTGGAATACGAATGCGGCAGACGAGAAAGGTTATACAACACACGTGCTGAAGAAGAAAATGCGAGCGCCTGGCATGATGATGGTAAGGCATCAACGTATCATCAGTCGGCCTTCAATGAGGGCTATGACGCAATACAATTAGAGCGGACCACCTCAGTCAGCACGACGACAGCAATAGGAACGGAGATCCAATACCCTCGGCAACCAAAGGCTGAAGCTTCTGAAGACATCACAAGGAAATGTCAGTTCTGTCGCAAGCAATTCCCAACGGAGCAAGTGACTAGAACTCGGTGGTGGAG GCATCTTCAATCTCTGTGCTACCAGTCAATCAGCATTGGAGTTGATGATGAAAATACAGAAGATGGAGATATAGAAGATGAAGGTACAGAAGATGAAGGTACAGAAGATGAAGGTTCAAAAGATGAAGGTACAAAGGTTAGCGACAACACAGAAGGGGGCGTTGCCGAAGGGGAGAATGAGAGATCCTCGTCCGATGGTATCGATCGTTCCAGCGGTCAAG GCCAGAGGAACGAGTTTCGAGCAACTGACGTAATTTTTCATCGGTACGGCAACGTCCGAGTCTTGCAAAAGATTCTACTAGCCTTTGGCATTCCAAAGACCGATATCAACATAAGG GCTACAATGGAAATGGGTTTCGAACTACAGCTTCCTCGGCGACTGACATTGGTTCGTCAAGCCTTCTACTCGCCCCAAACTGCTTAA
- a CDS encoding protein kinase domain-containing protein — protein sequence MVTTEPGEGEVYVNSVFVRFYAVHYVNCEVMRSSDTNLALYLARIIYHCSQFLELKILFLDPCTHKSDDRDTYQMLGANFLFTSSFLDWLGQISKINMEVVCSLHKSFSQKIVLCKSRWRQAAYCIPIYLVLTHLKANNQAYLILGWPRQSRGIERRTWRYELIKTGNAHVVLGEVRCTGPRSSPAEPCAMDYSSRATVALRIPIQFSASERVVTMAHSPNLVEAARDVIQQSLHLTSQRDLQDYSRWFIPRGQLFTVLSRERVKEFLQILLDPGVYTEPLVDKIATFISPKKEACECGESCCTGLRIMFSAFLSMAREDLIISCWRASPSLCDSLWPINAADARTAHHSAIQEILRPLHLEEKDLVFQEQWPMRSPYFTKMFPSGHEYHQRLPNDVSLPWTELEVREKWNRRQRTFVRRIKIHQDHHALGMPGDSFALKAFEKGRNLKFAAERFRSEIASNQKVTHPNVVAFLTAFEHRDAFYIVLPWAQGGNLRQFWDEYSLVGAQEGISSFAPRYSMDWMADQCYNLADAIATIHGHRSELGGFALQPQLHQDIKPENVVCFADFIGGRPLCILKIIDFGLALPVVDGYVRRNSVVQIKTYRPPEEAFPHSMIGTSWDVWCLGCLYLEFAIWALNGSVGIDDFQAERLKQVHDAYDDDEFPPVLEDTFFSMRRVKDISDRMKTTSTTFEGAKMVPVLKESVTIKIESLLNDSMCTQFLAALLEFMESNMLVADSGNRATSAEARDLLARWRVTEQ from the exons ATGGTTACCACTGAGCCTGGCGAGGGCGAAGTCTATGTGAACTCTGTGTTCGTCCGGTTTTACGCAGTTCATTATGTCAAC TGCGAGGTCATGAGATCAAGTGATACCAACTTGGCATTATA CTTGGCTAGAATCATTTATCACTGCTCCCAGTTTTTGGAACTCAAGATATT GTTTTTGGACCCATGCACGCATAAATCTGATGACAGAGATACATATCAGATGCTTGGGGCAAAT TTTCTTTTCACTTCCTCTTTTCTCGACTGGCTTGGACAAATCTCCAAAATCAACATGGAGGTAGTATGCAGCCTGCATAAGTCATTCTCACAAAAA ATTGTTTTGTGCAAATCCCGTTGGAGGCAGGCAGCTTACTGCATACCCATCTACCTAGTACTCACACATTTAAAAGCCAATAACCAAGCATATCTCATCCT TGGGTGGCCACGACAATCGCGGGGTATTGAGAGGCGCACTTGGCGTTACGAGTTGATCAAGACCGGCAATGCACATGTCGTCCTGGGCGAAGTCCGGTGCACTGGGCCACGGAGCTCGCCCGCGGAACCCTGTGCCATGGATTACAGCTCACGAGCGACGGTTGCGCTCCGAATTCCTATTCAGTTCTC AGCAAGTGAACGAGTGGTTACGATG GCCCATTCCCCCAATCTTGTTGAAGCAGCGCGCGATGTAATCCAGCAATCACTTCACCTAACTTCGCAAAGGGATCTCCAAGATTACAGTCGATGGTTCATTCCTCGAGGTCAATTATTCACTGTGTTGAGCCGCGAGAGGGTCAAAGAGTTTCTGCAAATACTCCTTGATCCTGGTGTTTATACCGAGCCTCTTGTTGACAAAATCGCCACCTTCATAAGTCCGAAAAAGGAGGCCTGCGAGTGCGGAGAATCATGCTGTACTGGTCTAAGAATCATGTTCTCGGCTTTTCTGTCCATGGCCCGAGAAGACTTGATCATTAGTTGTTGGCGAGCCTCGCCCTCTCTTTGCGATAGCTTGTGGCCGATCAATGCGGCAGATGCGCGCACAGCGCATCATTCAGCGATACAGGAAATTCTCCGACCTCTCCATTTGGAAGAGAAAGATCTTGTATTTCAGGAACAGTGGCCCATGAGATCACCGTACTTTACAAAAATGTTTCCGTCAGGACACGAATATCACCAACGACTTCCAAACGATGTAAGCCTACCATGGACAGAATTAGAGGTCCGGGAAAAGTGGAATAGACGCCAACGAACCTTTGTACGGAGAATCAAGATTCACCAAGATCACCATGCGCTA GGAATGCCAGGAGACAGTTTTGCGCTGAAAGCCTTCGAAAAGGGTCGAAATTTGAAATTCGCTGCAGAAAGATTTAGGAGCGAAATCGCATCGAATCAGAAGGTGACACATCCAAACGTTGTCGCGTTTCTCACAGCCTTCGAACATAGAGACGCCTTCTACATTGTGCTTCCTTGGGCACAGGGTGGAAACCTGCGACAATTCTGGGACGAGTACTCCCTCGTTGGTGCCCAAGAAGGCATAAGCTCTTTTGCGCCGCGGTACTCCATGGACTGGATGGCAGACCAATGCTATAACCTGGCTGATGCCATTGCCACCATTCATGGCCATCGCTCCGAGTTGGGAGGGTTTGCTCTTCAGCCTCAGCTACATCAAGACATCAAGCCCGAGAATGTTGTCTGTTTTGCTGATTTTATTGGCGGAAGACCATTATGCATCCTAAAGATAATCGACTTCGGCTTGGCCTTGCCAGTCGTTGATGGCTACGTGCGGCGGAACAGCGTCGTCCAAATCAAGACTTATCGGCCACCCGAAGAAGCGTTTCCCCACTCAATGATAGGTACTTCCTGGGACGTATGGTGCTTGGGTTGCCTCTATCTTGAGTTCGCTATCTGGGCTCTGAACGGATCAGTTGGGATCGATGACTTTCAAGCCGAGCGCCTCAAGCAAGTACACGACGCatacgacgacgatgaatTCCCTCCCGTTCTAGAAGATACTTTCTTCTCCATGCGTAGAGTAAAGGACATTTCAGATAGGATGAAGACTACGAGTACCACGTTCGAAGGCGCGAAGATGGTCCCGGTGCTCAAAGAATCAGTCACGATA AAAATAGAGTCTCTTCTAAATGACTCTATGTGCACACAATTCCTTGCTGCTCTGCTTGAATTCATGGAATCGAATATGCTTGTCGCAGATAGCGGCAACCGAGCTACATCGGCTGAGGCCCGCGACCTATTGGCACGATGGAGAGTCACGGAACAGTAG